A window of Chitinophagales bacterium contains these coding sequences:
- a CDS encoding SprT-like domain-containing protein, which yields MAKKEVPLDSLRSFLPPGTYEEVSAFLHQYKVHLTIARERKTVLGDYRHKTDMQNHRISVNGNLNPYAFLITTLHEIAHLVVFEKYQHRVQAHGKEWQQIFSHLLARFLQRKLFPPDIEAELHRILGSPAASSCAEDGLIRILRRYDTQTNGRKLVEELEDKALFKLEDGRVFQRGAKQRKRYMCVEVKTGRAYLFSPVYEVSPV from the coding sequence ATGGCTAAAAAAGAAGTACCGCTCGATAGTTTACGCTCCTTTCTCCCGCCGGGTACCTATGAAGAGGTATCTGCCTTTCTGCATCAGTATAAAGTACACCTCACCATTGCCCGGGAAAGAAAAACCGTATTGGGTGACTACCGGCATAAGACCGATATGCAAAATCACCGGATCAGTGTCAATGGCAATCTCAATCCCTATGCCTTCCTGATCACCACCCTGCATGAGATCGCTCACCTCGTGGTGTTTGAAAAATACCAGCACCGGGTACAGGCCCATGGTAAAGAATGGCAACAAATATTCTCGCATTTGTTAGCGCGTTTTCTCCAGCGAAAATTATTTCCTCCGGATATTGAGGCGGAACTCCACCGCATATTGGGAAGCCCTGCTGCCAGCAGTTGTGCGGAAGATGGGTTGATCCGTATACTGAGAAGATATGATACGCAAACCAATGGCCGGAAGCTGGTGGAGGAGCTGGAGGATAAAGCCCTCTTTAAACTGGAAGACGGCCGTGTTTTTCAACGAGGCGCTAAACAACGAAAACGCTATATGTGTGTGGAAGTGAAAACCGGGCGCGCTTATTTGTTCAGTCCGGTATATGAGGTTTCTCCGGTATAG
- a CDS encoding GNAT family N-acetyltransferase — protein sequence MLSDILIRPIHPNDNLAMARIIRDSLTEFGANRPGTVYYDPTTDALFELFQQERSAYWVAESAKGILGGAGIFPTPGLPGDTCELVKMYLVPEARGRGLGKKMIETCFATAREMGYKNIYLETMPELEKAVKVYEKLGFEYLPGPLGNSGHFGCGKWMLKAIV from the coding sequence ATGTTATCCGACATTTTGATAAGACCGATACACCCCAATGATAATCTGGCTATGGCGCGTATCATTCGCGATAGTCTTACCGAGTTTGGTGCCAACCGGCCAGGCACGGTTTACTATGACCCTACGACGGATGCCCTCTTTGAGCTTTTTCAACAGGAAAGATCGGCTTATTGGGTGGCAGAATCAGCGAAAGGGATCCTGGGTGGTGCCGGCATTTTCCCCACACCCGGCCTTCCTGGCGATACCTGTGAGCTGGTAAAAATGTACCTGGTGCCTGAAGCCCGTGGCAGAGGTTTGGGTAAAAAAATGATCGAAACCTGCTTTGCTACCGCCCGTGAAATGGGATATAAAAATATCTATCTCGAAACCATGCCTGAGTTGGAAAAAGCGGTGAAGGTATATGAGAAATTAGGATTTGAATATTTACCAGGGCCCCTGGGGAACAGCGGACACTTTGGTTGCGGGAAATGGATGTTGAAAGCGATCGTTTAA